One Indicator indicator isolate 239-I01 chromosome Z, UM_Iind_1.1, whole genome shotgun sequence genomic window carries:
- the TMEM271 gene encoding transmembrane protein 271 — translation MKWSVRGACAALSSCLLLACALSAAAVGLKCFSLGSELKGEPFRLGTAAGAFYSGLLLAAGLSLLAAALLCCRPPDEVPAAPTQSSAPAPALAAAEDPEPAGGCPSAGEVAAAPSGPVEKSPPGGRQNFLLLGVLVFMLGVLSAFAGAVIDGDTVSLVERKYSHYCLLQPGGATRPRSGPAAPDGSAAALRCQKLRDYQQGLVLSTVFNALECLLGLLNLLLVKNYKASQQRGRRRRRRRAAPAATAVAAGGRRRRRRGGGRRAPRHSQGSLFSGGEPELSPGDCPFQAVSYINVGVFHVFDEAGVEVHCGGHPSVELPGYSPMDPELNASYPYCYPLPSERPPSYEEIYPGESCAHGT, via the coding sequence ATGAAGTGGAGCGTGCGGGGAGCCTGCGCCgctctctccagctgcctcctgctcgCCTGCGCCCTCAGCGCCGCCGCCGTGGGCCTCAAGTGCTTCTCGCTGGGCTCCGAGCTCAAGGGTGAGCCCTTCCGCTTAGGCACCGCTGCTGGCGCCTTCTACtcggggctgctgctggccgcCGGCCTCTCGCTGCTCGCCGCCGCGCTGCTCTGCTGTCGCCCGCCCGACGAGGTGCCTGCGGCGCCAACTCAGTCTTCGGCCCCAGCCCCGGCCCTGGCTGCGGCCGAGGACCCGGAACCCGCTGGAGGCTGCCCCAGCGCGGGGGAGGTGGCGGCCGCGCCGTCGGGTCCGGTGGAGAAGTCGCCGCCTGGGGGGCGGCAgaacttcctgctgctgggggtgctggtgttCATGCTGGGCGTGCTGAGCGCCTTCGCCGGCGCCGTCATCGACGGCGACACCGTCTCGCTGGTGGAGAGGAAGTACTCGCACTATTGCCTGCTGCAGCCCGGCGGCGCGACTCGACCACGGAGCGGCCCCGCGGCACCCGACGGCTCTGCCGCGGCTCTCCGTTGCCAGAAGCTGCGGGACTACCAGCAAGGTTTGGTGCTCTCCACCGTCTTCAACGCTCTGGAGTGCCTCCTGGGCCTGCTCAACCTGCTTCTCGTCAAGAACTACAAGGCCTCGCAGCAacgcgggcggcggcggcgacgGCGGCGAGCGGCCCCGGCGGCGACGGCTGTAgcggcgggcgggcggcggcggcggcggaggggcggcgggcggcgggcgCCGCGCCACAGCCAGGGCTCCCTCTTCTCAGGCGGTGAGCCCGAGCTCAGCCCCGGGGATTGCCCCTTCCAGGCCGTCTCCTACATCAACGTGGGCGTCTTCCACGTCTTCGACGAGGCCGGCGTGGAAGTACACTGCGGCGGGCATCCCTCTGTCGAGCTGCCAGGCTACTCGCCCATGGACCCTGAGCTCAATGCCTCCTACCCCTACTGCTACCCGCTGCCCAGCGAGCGGCCCCCGTCTTACGAGGAGATCTACCCCGGGGAGTCCTGCGCTCACGGCACCTAG